The genomic window ACCCAACGCGGAATTAAAATTCCATCGTCATCATCTGTTAAACCCGTAAAAATCTCGTAAGGTCTATTATCAACCAAACCAACAAAAGCAATCCATTTTTCTTTTTGATTTTGAAAACGAACCACATCTGCTTCTAAAGTTTGCGGGCGCTTTTTCGAAAAATTATTTTCTTTTGTTTTACCATCCTTATTCTCTTCCGCAGAAATTAATACTCCAGAACGCGAACCATCTCTATAAACAGTAACTCCCTTACAACCAACTTCCCACGCTTTTAAATATAATTCTCCAACTAATTCTTCTGTAACATCATTGGGTAAATTAACGGTAACACTAATAGAATGATCTACCCATTTCTGGATAGCGCCTTGCATTCTTACTTTACTATCCCAATCAATATCATTAGAGGTTGCTTTATAATATGGAGATTGTTTTACCAATTCATTTAACTCCTCTTGTGTGAAATTCTGTGAAGAATCTATATTATTGACTTCCATCCATTGTTTAAAACGATGATGAAAAACAATATATTCTTCCCAAGAATCGCCTACCTCATCTACAAAATCAATATGCGCATTTTTATCGCTTGGATTCACCTTTTTTCTACGCTTATAAACAGGCATGAATACAGGCTCTATTCCAGATGAAGTTTGCGTCATTAAACTAGTGGTACCTGTAGGTGCAATGGTTAGCAAAGCAATATTTCTACGTCCATGCTCTAACATATCATAGTACAATTTACTATCCGCTTCTTTTATTCTTAAAATAAATGGATTATCCTTTTCTCTGTCTGCATCAAAAATAGAAAACGCGCCTCTTTCTTTAGCTAAGTTTACAGATGCTCTATAGGTTTCCACTCCTAATACTTTATGTACTTCCGTAGAAAAACTATTTCCTTCTTCACTTCCATATCGAATTCCTAAAGCTGCTAACATATCTCCTTCTGCAGTGATGCCTATTCCAGTTCTTCTACCTTCGTAAGCTTTTTTTCTAATATTTAACCATAAATTTTTCTCGGTTAATTTTACATCATCCTGTTCAGGATCGGCATTAATTTTAGCTAAAATTCCATCAATTTTCTCTAACTCTAAATCAATGATATCGTCCATCATTCTTTGAGCAATAACAATATGTTTTTTGAATAATTTAAAGTTAAAAACCGCTTTTTTAGTAAATGGGTTTTCAACATAAGAAAACAAATTTATAGCCAATAATCTACAAGAATCATATGGACATAAAGGAATCTCGCCACAAGGATTTGTAGAAACTGTTTTATACCCTAAATCGGCATAACAATCTGGCACAGATTCGTTGATAATAGTATCCCAAAATAAAATCCCTGGTTCGGCAGATTTCCATGCATTATGCACAATCTTCTTCCATATTTTTGTGGCCTCAATTTCTTTTGTATAAATAGGGTTTTCACTAAATGTTGGATATTTTTGTATGTAGCTTTCATTGGCTTTTACAGCTTTCATAAACGCATCATCAATTCTAACAGAAACATTTGCACCTGTAACCTTTCCTTGTTCTAGTTTTGCATTAATAAAATCTTCTGCATCTGGGTGATTTATAGAAACCGACAACATCAAGGCTCCTCTTCTTCCATCTTGCGCAACTTCTCTTGTAGAATTTGAATACCGTTCCATAAAAGGAACAATTCCTGTTGATGTTAATGCTGAATTTTTTACAGGAGAACCCTTCGGGCGAATATGAGATAAATCGTGACCAACACCACCTCTCCGTTTCATTAACTGGACTTGCTCTTGGTCTATTTTCATGATTCCTCCATAAGAATCCGACTCACCATTGTTACCTATTACAAAACAATTAGACAAAGATGCAATTTGAAAAGGATTTCCAATTCCTGCCATTGGGCTTCCTTGTGGTACTATATATTTGAAATTCTTAATGACTTCAAATATTTCTGATTCGGTTAATGGGTTTTCATATTTCTGCTCTACTCTTGCAATTTCCGAAGCAATTCGTTTATGCATTTCATTAGGAGTACTTTCATAAATATTATCGGCGGAATCTTTTAATGCATATTTATTTAGCCATACACTAGCAGCTAATTCATCGCCTTTAAAATAGTTAAGAGCAGCTTTTAAAGCCTCATCTCTGGAATATGTTTTTTGAGGAGTGAGTACAGTTTTGGATTTCATTATATTGAAGAAGATTTAAATTGATTTTTGAAAAAATAAATATCTTCAAAAACAACAACTTAAAAGATGATAAATATCATGAAGTTTTCAGTAAAAAAACATAATAAATTCATTTTAAAGCATTTAAAAAGTTATAAACACTAAAAAGTTAACAAATAATTTAAATTATAAAAACTTAAAACCTTTTATACTTTATTATTAAAAGCTCACAAAACCTTTAAATACACATCATTATCCGTTTCAAAAAACAGAGACAGAACCTATCTTTTAGAAGAGGTAAAAAACAACTTCTATATTTTAGTTAGAATTATTTAGCTGATTAAAAAAGCTTGTATATTGATTATTATTAGGATATAGTTGCACTAACTTAGAAGCTATATTTTTAGCTTTATCTTTTTGATGTCCTTTATTATATATATAAGCTAACACATACAATAAGCTCTCATTATTAGAATCAAGCTTTAAACCTTTAGCAGCTATTATTTCTGCCTGTTTTAAATTATTTATTTTATCATAAAGCAGACTTAAATTATAGTAAAACCTAATATTTTCTGGTCCAAATTTAATAGCAAGGTGCATTTGTTTTATTGCTTCATCTATTCTATTTAATTCAGCTAATAAAAGTGAATATGAATAATAGGTTTGGGCATATTCTGGTTCTAATTCAATAACTTTTTTATAAGCCGCTTCCGTTTTTATAAAGTCACCATCTCTATAGTATAAATTAGCAAGATTTGTTCTTATAATATTATTAATATAATCAATTTCTAAAGCACTTTCATAACATTTAATTCCTGCTTTTAAATCGCCTTTCTTTAAATAATAATCACCTTTTTTTATTCGTCCTCCCACAAAATCTAAAGTCATATTTAATTGCGTTTCAAATTCTTTTTTCACTTTCTTAAAAACCGCTTTATAATCTTCAGGTATTTGAATTTCATCCAAATAACCCAACGCAAAAAAAGCTTTAACTCTTACAGATCGTTTTTCATCCTTTAGCATAGGAAGCAAGTAACTTACGTAATCATTAGAGTTCATATTACTAATAACATCTAAAGTAGCTGCTCTTACTAATGGTGAATCATCATCTAAAAAACTAATAAGATCATTAACCGCATCGGCATCATAATAATTTCTAAGTCCGCTAACAGCAGAAGCTCTCGCCATATCTGGATATACAGAATCTTTAGCTAATTCCAACAGGTTATTTAACCCATTTTCATCGCCCAATAAGCCAGGCGCTAGAAGCTCGGAGAAATGTTTATAATCTGGCTCACCATACTGTTTTTTAAAATTTTCCCACGCCCACTCATTATCTTTATCCTGGTGACATTGGATACAAGCATTTGGTGTTCCATATTTTATACTTAAATCTGGTCTTGGAATTCTAAAACTATGATCTCTTCTAAAATCATTTCCCATATAATATTTACCCGTCATGTGGCAATTAATACACTGAGCGCCTTCTGTATTTTTATCGTGAAAATGATGTTCAGGCGTATCATATGTATCAGGAACGTGACATTGCGCACATAATAAGTTACCTTCAAACTTAAGCTTGTATGAATGTGAATCGTGACAATTAATACAAGTAACCCCATTATGATACATTTTACTTTGCACAAAAGAGCCATACACATAATCCTCATCTAAAATTTGTCCGTCGGGATGATAGGTATTTAAATTAATCAACTCAGGAAAATAATGATCCAACATAGTACCTTCAAAATTAAAATAATCAGAAATTTGTTCTCGTCTCATGTGGCACCTCGCACATTGATCTACCAAATCTTGTGAATCTGTTCCAACAGCCATTTTTAAATCTCCCGAAAACTTATAGTCTTTTCCTTTTAAATTAGCTTGCTCTACATGCGTTTTACCTGGCCCATGACAAGCTTCACAACTTACATTAATAATGGCATATTTGGTATCATAACTATCAGATTCAAAATCATAATTTTTTCTAACATTTGTGGAATGACAGTCTGAACACATAGTATTCCAATTTAAACCACCTCTAGACCAATGCAACCATTCTGAATGTACCACTTTAAAATCGGGATATAAATCAAACCATTTACCTTTTTCAGTATCCCAAGCCGTTCTTAAACATTGATAATGTCCGTTTGGAAATTGCACAATATATTGCTGTAAAGGTTTTATTCCGAAGGTGTACACAATTTTGTAATCTTCATAAGTGCCCTCTGGCCCTTCGGTATTCACATAAAAATCGTCTCCTTTTTTATAAAAGTGAGAAGTTATCCCTTGACTTGTAAATTTCACATTATTAAAATCGGCCAAAATACTAGAATCTGAAACCTCTTGCATGGCTTTATCATGATCGGACCCTTGCCATAATTTAAATTGATCTGCATGACATTCCTTGCAGGTTTGATCTCCTAAAAAATGATTATCTGGAATTTGTTCTGTGGAAGCAAAAACATTATCAGTTTTGTTAGAAGTAGGCACATACTTAGATTCTTCTTTGCAAGAAAAAAGAGCAAACACCATAAATAAAATAACAATTGTTGTATTTGGAAGTTTCAATATTATGAGATTTTAAGTGTTAAAAATAACTAATTTTTATAACCCAAAATCTAACTATTATCATGTTTTACATGAATATTTTTATAACCTTAATTTTATAAGTGAACAAAAGCCTTCTTCCTAGCATCTAAGCAAGTAAATCTGCAAAAAAGCAAAATTTTCATCAAAGTAAATATAAACTGTAATAATTAATCTTAAAGTAAACTTTTGAGTCCTATTTTATTTCTTAACTTGTGTTTTTATTAAAAACAGGAACAAATTTCTTCGGATTTTTATTAATTAACCATAACGCAAATTCGACTTAAAACAACACAATGAAATCACCAAATCATATAATGCTTAATGGATATAAGCACATTTCTTTTGAGTCAGAAATATTTTCAGAGATTGAATTAACTGAAAAAAGTAAAACATTCTATAACTGGTTAGATAAAAGAAGATCCATAAGAGATTTTTCAGACACACCTGTTCCTAAACAAGTTATTGAAAACCTTATTAAAAGCGCATCTACAGCGCCATCTGGAGCTCACAAACAACCCTGGACATTTTGCGCTATTTCTAACCCATTGTTAAAAACCAAAATTCGAAAAGCAGCCGAAATTGAAGAACAAGAAAGTTATACAAGTAGAATGAGCGAACGTTGGAAAAAAGATTTAGCACCTCTAGCTACAGATATGAACAAACCTTTTTTAGAGACAGCTCCTTGGTTAATTGTTGCGTTTAAAAAGGCTTATGAATTAGATGAAAACGGAGAAAAAAACAACAATTACTATGTAAGTGAATCTGTAGGTATAGCCTGCGGAATGTTAATTTCGGCTATTCATAATGCAGGTTTAGTAACTTTAACGCACACACCTAGCCCAATGAATTTTTTATCAAAGCTCCTTAACAGACCAAGTAATGAAAGAGCTTTTTTATTACTTCCGGTAGGCTACCCAAAGTTTCCAACCTACGTACCCGATTTAAAAAGAAAAGATTTAGATGAAATTTCTGCTTTTTATGAATAGAAAAGCTAATCCAAAATATACGAAGCGCATAAGTCTCTTTTTAAATTAAAAAGGATATCCAATAGCAAAGTTAAGTACAGATGCATCTGTATTAAAATCTAATCGTTCACCTTCTGGTAATGAAGGATCGTGGAATGGTGCAGCCAAATCTAGTCTTATTACAAAACCTTGTACATCAATACGCATTCCTACTCCCGCGCCCATACCTAGTTCGCTTAAAAAACTACTAGAAAATGTATCGTTATCAATATCTGGATTATCTACAGAGTTCCATACATTTCCTGCATCGACAAAGACAGCTCCTTTTACAAACCCAAAAACAGGAAACCTATATTCTGCATTTGCTTCAAGCCTAATATTTCCCGACTGATCAAAATAAGAATCACTATCGGTTAAAGTTCCATCAAATGTTCCTGGCCCTAAAGACCGACTATTAAATGCTCGCACACTGTAAGGCCCTCCAGAGTAGTATTGTTTAGTAAACGGCAATACATCGCTATTCCCATAGGCATAACCATAACCTGCAAAAAGTCTCGCTGCAATTTTTTGGTCTTTCCCAAAATTAAAGTGATACCGCATATCAACATCCGCTTTGGCGTATTGCGCATATTCAGCATTTAAAAAAGTTTTAGGTTCTCCCGGTGTTTCTTCTTTTCCGAATAAGCTAAGCGAGTTCCCTGCAACATCTAAAAGTGCATTCAAATAAAACTGATGCTTTTTATTAGCATCCACCATTTCGTTATAGGTAAAAGAATATGTTAAACCAGAAATGAACTGTTGCTCAAAACTACTCTGTAAAAAAGTGTTTTCATCTAAAATCGTTTCAAACTCCTCTGTTGTATTTGAAAGCCTTGTATAATTTACCGATATAGGATTAATCTTGTGTGTTACATAACGATTTGCATCCCAAACATAACCAAAAGTTGCCGTACCAGATAGCAAGGTATATAACTGGCTTCGACTTAGATAATCAATAGAAAGTCCCATTTTTGTTTTTGGAATTTCATATTTAAAAAAGTTAGTATTAATTTTAATAGGAAAAAGAACTCTAGGAAAAAATAGTTCTGCTCCCAAGCCTAATTCAAGACTTGTTAACCCGCTTTGGTTACCTCCCGAAATTTGAGTTTCATAACCCGTTTTTGCTGTAATATTAAGTGTTTCTCCTCCTTGATATAGATTTCGGTTTGTAAAAGTGAGTCCTAAAGCTGGTCCCGCAAAATTATTCGATTTTGTTACTGCCTGTAACTCCGCTCTAACTGCACGCTTATTCAATGGAGATAAATATATACTAGCTTCTAATTTACCTATACTATCTTGCTCCGTATTATCTATTTCTTTGTATTGAATATTAATAAATTTATACGAACCAATTGTTGCAAGTCGTCTTGCTGTATTTTTTGAAGCCACAGGATCGTAAAGCGCATCTGCTTTTATTGTAATAAAAGGATCTAAATATTTTGGTTTAAAAAACAACTCATCACTTATATAATTTTTATTATTGAACACTACAGTCTCTAATTGCAGGCTATCTTGTTGTAAATCGTAATTAGTATAAACATTTATCTTTGTAACCATATATGGCACTATTGCTTTTTTAGGCACATCCTTTTTAAGCGTTAAAAACAAATCAAAACGCTTATTCTTATACTGACTAGTATCGGCTTCGAAAATCAAAAAACTAGGATTAAAATTATAATACCCCCTCTTTTTGAGTTCCTCATCAATGCGTTCTCTTTCTAGCTTCATACCAGCTAGATTAAAACGCATACCTTTTTCAAATTTGCTAGTCCCTACTATTGTTTTTATTTCATTTTGAAGTAGAGATGGTAATGAATCTATTTGATAAGTTTCCATTTCGTAAGATTGCTTTACGGTAACGCTATAGTCTACTTTCGCTGTTCTTTGCTTCTCGTTATCTATAAATTTCGAGTCTGTTTTACTATAGAAAAACCCACGATTATTTAATCTGTTTTGCAATAATTCTTCAATCTCATATTTCTCTATATCGCTTTTGTAAATTGGTTTTTCACCTAGCTGCTTATACATAAATTTATTAAAAAAGCCTGGAGTGGAATCTTGTACTTTATAATAATAAAAAAGCCCTGGATACATTCCTAAAAATTCACTATTAGCTTCTGGCAATAGCACATCTTCCAAGGCTACTTTTAATTCAGGTTTATTTTTAACGGGAAGAGAATCATTATCATCTGTAACTGTAACCTCGTATCCATCAAATAAAAATTCGTCTTTAGGTATATATTTTTTAACACTACATGCTTGTATCAGCAAAAATAGAACTAAGCAAAAAATACTGCTGTATATGGTTTTTAAATTGGCCAATAGTTATTCTTTAATGGTTTTGTTATTTTCTGGTGTTGGAGTTTCTTTAATCGTATCTCCCAATGCGTTATTTAATTTCTCCTCAGCCTCTTTTTCTTTCAACTTCTTAGCCTCTTCCTTCTTAGATTTTGACCGTAGCATATCATCCCAAAGATCCTTAAACTGATTAAATTCTTGTGTAAATATTAACGCAATACCACTAACAATAGTCTGCCCATCAATAACGTTCTCATATTCATTTCTTCGGAAACCTTTTAAACGATATCGACCATTTTCTGTCAATAAATATTCTAAACTCACATTTCCAACAAGAGGTGTTGTTTCTGTAGAAGAACTACTGCCTTCCAAATCTACAGCACTTCCTACTCTTACAATTAACCTATCATCAAACAGCTTTTTTTGTGCGGCAATATCTAATTGAGTTCGTTCTTCCGGGCTATCACCTTGATAATCTGTATAACTATCTAACCCAAAATCCAATTCCAAACCTGTATCACCTAATAGTTTATCACTAAACACATTAAGTTGGTCTGCCAAGGCATCATTAATATTATCACGTGCTATGCTGGCAACACCACCATTACTACCATCACTTCCTGCTTCAGGATAAAATCTATTAAGCACTAATAAAGAGAAAATTTGTTTATTAAGTTCTGCTTCATCGCTGTTTAATTCTTGCACTTTGCCATAAACTAACCCACTTATAGCGCCCTGTTCATCTTCCGGCATATCCAAATTAAAATTAATCACGGGGGCTGTTAATTCTCCATCTATATTTAAATAGACTTCAAAAGGTAAAACTTGTTTAAAACGCTGACTCACGCTAGGATCGGATCCAGAAGTCACCGAAGCCATTAAAGACGATGCCGATGCATCTACATTATACAATGCTTTTACATCTAGATCAGCATCAAAAGGATCTCCCGACCAAGTTATTTTACTACCCGATACCAATTCAAATTTTCGGTTTACTAGATTATAAAGATTCATTTCGTAATGACCTCCAGCAGCGGTATAAATTCCCGAAAGGGTCATGTTTCCGTTAGGATTAATTCTAAAATCAAAATCACCATCACCATACACTTGAAAGTTATCTCCTGTATTTTCATCAATTATAATATTGACTTTTGCATTCTTCCCTACTTTAATTTTTGCCGCAATATCAAAACCTGATACTGTAGCTGTTTCCTCTTGCGTTCGCGTTAATATCGCATCAGGATTTTTACGATTTACAAAAATTACAACACCTTCCCTACTTTCTAGATTTACGGCTGTTGACGGCAGAACGTATGTTATATCCGTATTTTCATCAATAGAAGCCGTTACATTTACTTTTGGAATTTGCAAATCTCCTTTTATTGTAATATCAGCATTAATAGTAGCTTGCCCATAAACTAACTCATTGTCTTTCTTGCTAGCATTTAGCATCTGAAAATTATCTGCTTTAACCTCCAAATTAAAAGTAGGATTTAAAAAACGCTCTGTTCCCACTTCCCCATTAACCATAAAGGTATTGTTCTTAGCATCGCGCACCGTAAAAGTATCCATACGCAAACCTTCATTATTGATAACAATAGACTCATTGATTAATTTAAAAGGAGCATTCAGCTTTTTAACTGTTAAAGCAGCATTATCAAATGTAATTTCGCCATCGTATTTAGGAGCTGCAAGTGTACCTTCTACATTAAAATTCCCTCGTAATGTTCCGCTTGTCTTTGTCAGTTCTCCTAAAGAAAACCCTTCAAGCGCTTTCATATTTATTCTATTAAGTGCAAGATCTAAATTAAGTTCTGCATCTTCTTTGCTAGCTTTGTAATCTCCAATTAAATCAAGATCTACTTCTGCGCCTTTAATAGCTGCATTAAAATTATATGCCGAGCCACCAAGAGATTTGGCATCTAACGTTAGTGTTCCCATTTCAACATCAAGTAAGTTTAATTGCTTGATGGTAAGATCGGCAATTATACCAGTTGCTCCAAAAGGATCTTCTACAATAAAATTACCCGAGAGTTTCCCCTTTGCAAACTTTTCCTCTGGATTTAAATAGTTTAAAAATTCGCTAAGTTTAAAATCCTGAAAATTTACTGCAATATGTTCTTTTGAAATAGAAGCTATATCATCTTTAAAAGAAACAGATTGTGTATTTCTGCTGAAATTAAAATCATTGAAATCTAAAGAATAGTCATCATTAAGCTTATTAAAAATAATTTCGTTAGTTTCAGGTGTGTTCCATTGTTTTTTCTGAATGACTAAATCTTCAGGTATTATATGAAATCTTAAACGCTCCCTATTCCCAGTAATCTGAGATTTTATTTGTATTAAGGTTGAATCATTTTGAAATGCCTCAAAACCCAAATCCAACTCGTTATTTACTTGATTCCCTGTAATTAAAGTCCGCTGAATATCCACAGGCCCAGCTTTAATATTTTTAAAACCAAAGTTGAAGATAAATTTATCTTTATCCGTATCCATAGAAAAACTAAGACTATCTATTTTATTTCCACTATAGTTAATTAATGGTGCCGTAATATTTGCTTGTAATTTCCTCAAATTCTCATCAAAATCTACAGCAATATTAACCGTATCTAGTTCCTCAATATTTACTAAAAACACTTCTTTTAGCAAAGGCGCTTCACTTATGGCTCCTCTTATTTTTAATTTTACAGCATTTTTAACCGTATCCTTTATAATGGTATCTCTATAAAAATAGCTAGATACGTGATTTTGCAAAGCAGTAGAAAACGTTTCTGGATCTGTGTTAGATTCCAATTCAAAATCTACAATTCTATTTTTTACTGAAAACGCAGTAGAATCTTTACGCACACGAGCTTTGGCATTTAAATCGCCTACTAAATATGTTTTATTATCATAAACTACTCGTCCATTTTCTAACAATGCAGAAGCATTATAGCCATCTCTATTCTTTTTAAAATTAGCCGTTAAAATCAGCGCTGTTCTAACATCTCTTTGCATTAATCCTAAAGCTTGTAAATCGGCACCAATAAGGTTGAGTTTTACATTGGCCTCCGTTGCAATAGAATCCAATACTACAGACGCTTCTATACTTCCGTTTATATTTTCATCTTTGTAGTTCGATGTTATTGTCCCGTTACCATTGCTTAAAATTCCATTTAATTTTAAATCCTTAATCTCGTAATTATTAAAAGCAAAAGAGCTAATAGTAGCATCTACAACCGCATCTAATTCATTAGTAGATCTCCCTGCGCCTTTAGCATTAATACTTAGACTTAAATTACCCAACTGCTCATTTTGTAAAAGTTGCCCCATTGCGTAATTATCTATACCTAATACGGCATTAAAAGCAATACGTTCGTTATTTTTAAATGTTCCTTTTACGGTTGCAACGCCATGTGTGGTTTTTAACTTGGCATTCGCAAACATATTGGATGGAGAACCTTTTACCTCAGCTAATAACTCCACATTTTTAGGTAAAGAAATACCCAATTCCTTTTCATTTACAAATTGTAAAATATCTGCTTTAGATGTTTTTGCGAATAACTTCGGAAAATTAAATTCCATTTCTGCTAGATCTGTCGCATTTTTAATAGTCCCTTTAGCCGAAATTGCAGTTCCTTTTCCCCAAGTAACATTTGCACTAGGAATTGAAATATTGGAAAGATATCCTGAAGCATTAAGGTTTCCGATAAGGACCTTTTTACTGAGTTTCTTTAAATATTCATTTTCTTTTAATTGAGGCTGAAATGTAAAAACCTCATTAACATCAAATTGAAAGGTTGAAATATTGATGTCAATTTTTGAAGTATCAGGTGCAGCAATTAATTGAGATACCGATGGATAACTTAAAGAAGCATTTCCGTTAACACTACTATTATAAGTATCCAAAATCAAATCTTTAACCAAAAGTTCTGTATCTGTAATCTTAACAGCTACTCCTATGTTCTTTAAGTTGAAACCTGAAAATTCGTTAAAATTAGTTTCAGTTATTGTTGCTGAAGCTTCTTTATCTTTAATAAAAATGTTATTTCCTTTTAAAGTAAAAGACTCCAAAACAATGGCGTTAGGATTAAAAACACCTTTTTCAGCTTGAGCATCTCCAACAAAATACTGAATCTTATTTCTTTCAATATTTAGAGCGTCTATATTAAAAGTTATGTTTGGCCATTCAAAAGGTTTGGTTTCCTTGACTATTTCTTCAGCATTACTTGTACTAACTGCATTTACTGCTTTTGTACGAAATAGAATTTTTGAATCCTGTAAACTAAATAAAGAAATATTGATATCGCTATCTACAAGATTTGCCAATGGC from Algibacter sp. L1A34 includes these protein-coding regions:
- a CDS encoding nitroreductase family protein; protein product: MKSPNHIMLNGYKHISFESEIFSEIELTEKSKTFYNWLDKRRSIRDFSDTPVPKQVIENLIKSASTAPSGAHKQPWTFCAISNPLLKTKIRKAAEIEEQESYTSRMSERWKKDLAPLATDMNKPFLETAPWLIVAFKKAYELDENGEKNNNYYVSESVGIACGMLISAIHNAGLVTLTHTPSPMNFLSKLLNRPSNERAFLLLPVGYPKFPTYVPDLKRKDLDEISAFYE
- a CDS encoding multiheme c-type cytochrome codes for the protein MKLPNTTIVILFMVFALFSCKEESKYVPTSNKTDNVFASTEQIPDNHFLGDQTCKECHADQFKLWQGSDHDKAMQEVSDSSILADFNNVKFTSQGITSHFYKKGDDFYVNTEGPEGTYEDYKIVYTFGIKPLQQYIVQFPNGHYQCLRTAWDTEKGKWFDLYPDFKVVHSEWLHWSRGGLNWNTMCSDCHSTNVRKNYDFESDSYDTKYAIINVSCEACHGPGKTHVEQANLKGKDYKFSGDLKMAVGTDSQDLVDQCARCHMRREQISDYFNFEGTMLDHYFPELINLNTYHPDGQILDEDYVYGSFVQSKMYHNGVTCINCHDSHSYKLKFEGNLLCAQCHVPDTYDTPEHHFHDKNTEGAQCINCHMTGKYYMGNDFRRDHSFRIPRPDLSIKYGTPNACIQCHQDKDNEWAWENFKKQYGEPDYKHFSELLAPGLLGDENGLNNLLELAKDSVYPDMARASAVSGLRNYYDADAVNDLISFLDDDSPLVRAATLDVISNMNSNDYVSYLLPMLKDEKRSVRVKAFFALGYLDEIQIPEDYKAVFKKVKKEFETQLNMTLDFVGGRIKKGDYYLKKGDLKAGIKCYESALEIDYINNIIRTNLANLYYRDGDFIKTEAAYKKVIELEPEYAQTYYSYSLLLAELNRIDEAIKQMHLAIKFGPENIRFYYNLSLLYDKINNLKQAEIIAAKGLKLDSNNESLLYVLAYIYNKGHQKDKAKNIASKLVQLYPNNNQYTSFFNQLNNSN
- a CDS encoding BamA/TamA family outer membrane protein gives rise to the protein MIQACSVKKYIPKDEFLFDGYEVTVTDDNDSLPVKNKPELKVALEDVLLPEANSEFLGMYPGLFYYYKVQDSTPGFFNKFMYKQLGEKPIYKSDIEKYEIEELLQNRLNNRGFFYSKTDSKFIDNEKQRTAKVDYSVTVKQSYEMETYQIDSLPSLLQNEIKTIVGTSKFEKGMRFNLAGMKLERERIDEELKKRGYYNFNPSFLIFEADTSQYKNKRFDLFLTLKKDVPKKAIVPYMVTKINVYTNYDLQQDSLQLETVVFNNKNYISDELFFKPKYLDPFITIKADALYDPVASKNTARRLATIGSYKFINIQYKEIDNTEQDSIGKLEASIYLSPLNKRAVRAELQAVTKSNNFAGPALGLTFTNRNLYQGGETLNITAKTGYETQISGGNQSGLTSLELGLGAELFFPRVLFPIKINTNFFKYEIPKTKMGLSIDYLSRSQLYTLLSGTATFGYVWDANRYVTHKINPISVNYTRLSNTTEEFETILDENTFLQSSFEQQFISGLTYSFTYNEMVDANKKHQFYLNALLDVAGNSLSLFGKEETPGEPKTFLNAEYAQYAKADVDMRYHFNFGKDQKIAARLFAGYGYAYGNSDVLPFTKQYYSGGPYSVRAFNSRSLGPGTFDGTLTDSDSYFDQSGNIRLEANAEYRFPVFGFVKGAVFVDAGNVWNSVDNPDIDNDTFSSSFLSELGMGAGVGMRIDVQGFVIRLDLAAPFHDPSLPEGERLDFNTDASVLNFAIGYPF
- a CDS encoding adenosylcobalamin-dependent ribonucleoside-diphosphate reductase, with the translated sequence MKSKTVLTPQKTYSRDEALKAALNYFKGDELAASVWLNKYALKDSADNIYESTPNEMHKRIASEIARVEQKYENPLTESEIFEVIKNFKYIVPQGSPMAGIGNPFQIASLSNCFVIGNNGESDSYGGIMKIDQEQVQLMKRRGGVGHDLSHIRPKGSPVKNSALTSTGIVPFMERYSNSTREVAQDGRRGALMLSVSINHPDAEDFINAKLEQGKVTGANVSVRIDDAFMKAVKANESYIQKYPTFSENPIYTKEIEATKIWKKIVHNAWKSAEPGILFWDTIINESVPDCYADLGYKTVSTNPCGEIPLCPYDSCRLLAINLFSYVENPFTKKAVFNFKLFKKHIVIAQRMMDDIIDLELEKIDGILAKINADPEQDDVKLTEKNLWLNIRKKAYEGRRTGIGITAEGDMLAALGIRYGSEEGNSFSTEVHKVLGVETYRASVNLAKERGAFSIFDADREKDNPFILRIKEADSKLYYDMLEHGRRNIALLTIAPTGTTSLMTQTSSGIEPVFMPVYKRRKKVNPSDKNAHIDFVDEVGDSWEEYIVFHHRFKQWMEVNNIDSSQNFTQEELNELVKQSPYYKATSNDIDWDSKVRMQGAIQKWVDHSISVTVNLPNDVTEELVGELYLKAWEVGCKGVTVYRDGSRSGVLISAEENKDGKTKENNFSKKRPQTLEADVVRFQNQKEKWIAFVGLVDNRPYEIFTGLTDDDDGILIPRWVDKGLIIKNRNENGSSRYDFQYENKRGYKTTIEGLSHKFNPEFWNYAKLISGTLRHGMPIDKIVELIQSLQLDSESINTWKNGVQRALKRYVEDGTKAKGQTCENCNSTDLIYQEGCLTCQECGSSKCG